One Symphalangus syndactylus isolate Jambi chromosome 9, NHGRI_mSymSyn1-v2.1_pri, whole genome shotgun sequence DNA segment encodes these proteins:
- the POLM gene encoding DNA-directed DNA/RNA polymerase mu isoform X4, whose translation MLPKRRRERVGSPSDDAASSTPPSTCFPGVAIYLVEPRMGRSRRAFLTRLARSKGFRVLDACSSEATHVVMEETSAEEAVSWQERRMAAAPPGCTPPALVDISWLTESLGAGQPVPVECRHRLEVAGPRKGPLSPAWMPAYACQRPTPLTHHNTGLSELLEHGVCEEVERVRRSERYQTMKLFTQIFGVGVRTADRWYREGLRTLDDLREQPQKLTQQQKAGLQHHQDLSTPVLRSDVDALQQAVEEAVGQALPGATVTLTGGFRRGKLQGHDVDFLITHPKEGQEAGLLPRVMRCLQDQGLILYHQHQHSRWESPTRLAQQSHMDAFERSFCIFRLPQPPGAAVGGSTRPCPSWKAVRVDLVVAPISQFPFALLGWTGSKLFQRELRRFSRKEKGLWLNSHGLFDPEEVHCWGLGTANSTHSLLSDPQSEMAPDPSSLKPIGPESGSPHAVPGPQEHTPPQLWALPLPSVFLQGSSSGMTPRSRKSCFCCRRHFSMRLQRKTSSDTWALSTFLQSREMPEPACVPHFHSGNRAAPNLATECLQADMLPPPTPTFTPPCQGLALPEVSCA comes from the exons ATGCTCCCCAAACGGCGGCGAGAGCGGGTCGGGTCACCTAGCGACGATGCCGCTTCCTCCACGCCGCCCTCGACGTGCTTCCCCGGAGTCGCCATCTACCTGGTCGAGCCTCGCATGGGTCGCAGCCGCCGGGCCTTCCTCACACGCCTGGCGCGCTCCAAAGGCTTCCGCGTCCTTGACGCCTGCAG CTCCGAAGCGACACATGTTGTGATGGAAgagacctcagcagaggaggccGTCAGCTGGCAGGAGCGCAGGATGGCAGCTGCTCCCCCGGGTTGCACCCCGCCAGCTCTGGTGGACATAAGCTGGTTAACAGAGAGCCTGGGAGCCGGGCAGCCTGTACCTGTGGAGTGCCGGCACCGCCTGGAG GTGGCTGGGCCAAGGAAGGGGCCTCTGAGCCCAGCATGGATGCCTGCCTATGCCTGCCAGCGCCCCACGCCCCTCACGCACCACAACACTGGCCTCTCG GAGCTGCTAGAGCATGGAGTGTGTGAGGAGGTGGAGAGAGTTCGGCGCTCAGAGAGGTACCAGACCATGAAG CTCTTCACCCAGATCTTCGGGGTCGGTGTGAGGACTGCTGACCGGTGGTACCGGGAAGGACTGCGAACCTTGGATGACCTCCGAGAGCAGCCCCAGAAACTAACCCAACAGCAGAAAGCGG GGCTCCAGCACCACCAGGACCTGAGCACCCCAGTCCTGCGGTCCGATGTAGATGCCCTGCAGCAGGCGGTGGAGGAAGCTGTGGGGCAGGCCCTGCCTGGGGCCACCGTCACGCTGACTGGCGGCTTCCGCAG GGGGAAGTTGCAGGGCCATGACGTGGACTTCCTCATCACCCACCCCAAGGAGGGTCAGGAGGCGGGGCTGCTGCCCAGAGTGATGCGCTGCCTGCAGGACCAG GGCCTCATCCTATACCACCAGCACCAGCACAGCCGCTGGGAGTCCCCTACCCGCCTGGCCCAACAGAGCCACATGGACGCTTTTGAGAGAAGTTTCTGCATTTTCCGCCTACCACAACCTCCAGGGGCTGCTGTTGGGGGATCCACGAGGCCCTGCCCATCCTGGAAGGCTGTGAGGGTGGACTTGGTAGTCGCACCCATCAGCCAGTTCCCTTTCGCCCTGCTCGGTTGGACTGGCTCCAAG CTTTTCCAGCGGGAGCTGCGCCGCTTCAGCCGGAAGGAGAAGGGCCTGTGGCTGAACAGCCATGGGCTGTTTGACCCGGAGGAGGTACATTGTTGGGGACTGGGGACAGCAAACAGCACCCATAGTCTGCTCTCTGACCCACAATCTGAAATGGCCCCGGACCCCTCTAGCCTGAAACCCATAGGACCTGAATCTGGGTCTCCACACGCAGTTCCTGGCCCTCAAGAGCACACCCCACCTCAGCTCTGGGCTCTTCCCCTGCCCTCAGTCTTCCTGCAGGGAAGCAGCAGTGGCATGACTCCTAGGTCACGGAAGTCCTGCTTCTGTTGCAGAAGACATTTTTCCATGCGGCTTCAGAGGAAGACATCTTCAGACACCTGGGCCTTGAGTACCTTCCTCCAGAGCAGAGAAATGCCTGAGCCTGCCTGTGTCCCCCACTTCCACTCAGGAAATCGGGCTGCCCCCAACCTGGCCACTGAATGTCTCCAGGCAGATATGCTGCCCCCCCCGACCCCCACCTTCACCCCTCCCTGCCAGGGCCTGGCTCTGCCGGAGGTCAGTTGTGCCtga
- the POLM gene encoding DNA-directed DNA/RNA polymerase mu isoform X3, translated as MLPKRRRERVGSPSDDAASSTPPSTCFPGVAIYLVEPRMGRSRRAFLTRLARSKGFRVLDACSSEATHVVMEETSAEEAVSWQERRMAAAPPGCTPPALVDISWLTESLGAGQPVPVECRHRLEVAGPRKGPLSPAWMPAYACQRPTPLTHHNTGLSEALETLAEAAGFEGSEGRLLTFCRAASVLKALASPVTTLSQLQGLPHLGEHSSRVVQELLEHGVCEEVERVRRSERYQTMKLFTQIFGVGVRTADRWYREGLRTLDDLREQPQKLTQQQKAGLQHHQDLSTPVLRSDVDALQQAVEEAVGQALPGATVTLTGGFRRGKLQGHDVDFLITHPKEGQEAGLLPRVMRCLQDQGLILYHQHQHSRWESPTRLAQQSHMDAFERSFCIFRLPQPPGAAVGGSTRPCPSWKAVRVDLVVAPISQFPFALLGWTGSKLFQRELRRFSRKEKGLWLNSHGLFDPEEVHCWGLGTANSTHSLLSDPQSEMAPDPSSLKPIGPESGSPHAVPGPQEHTPPQLWALPLPSVFLQGSSSGMTPRSRKSCFCCRRHFSMRLQRKTSSDTWALSTFLQSREMPEPACVPHFHSGNRAAPNLATECLQADMLPPPTPTFTPPCQGLALPEVSCA; from the exons ATGCTCCCCAAACGGCGGCGAGAGCGGGTCGGGTCACCTAGCGACGATGCCGCTTCCTCCACGCCGCCCTCGACGTGCTTCCCCGGAGTCGCCATCTACCTGGTCGAGCCTCGCATGGGTCGCAGCCGCCGGGCCTTCCTCACACGCCTGGCGCGCTCCAAAGGCTTCCGCGTCCTTGACGCCTGCAG CTCCGAAGCGACACATGTTGTGATGGAAgagacctcagcagaggaggccGTCAGCTGGCAGGAGCGCAGGATGGCAGCTGCTCCCCCGGGTTGCACCCCGCCAGCTCTGGTGGACATAAGCTGGTTAACAGAGAGCCTGGGAGCCGGGCAGCCTGTACCTGTGGAGTGCCGGCACCGCCTGGAG GTGGCTGGGCCAAGGAAGGGGCCTCTGAGCCCAGCATGGATGCCTGCCTATGCCTGCCAGCGCCCCACGCCCCTCACGCACCACAACACTGGCCTCTCG GAGGCTCTGGAGACACTGGCTGAGGCAGCGGGCTTTGAAGGCAGTGAGGGCCGCCTCCTCACCTTCTGCAGAGCAGCCTCGGTGCTCAAGGCCCTTGCCAGCCCTGTCACAACCCTGAGCCAGCTGCAGGGGCTTCCCCACCTTGGAGAACACTCCTCTAGGGTTGTCCAG GAGCTGCTAGAGCATGGAGTGTGTGAGGAGGTGGAGAGAGTTCGGCGCTCAGAGAGGTACCAGACCATGAAG CTCTTCACCCAGATCTTCGGGGTCGGTGTGAGGACTGCTGACCGGTGGTACCGGGAAGGACTGCGAACCTTGGATGACCTCCGAGAGCAGCCCCAGAAACTAACCCAACAGCAGAAAGCGG GGCTCCAGCACCACCAGGACCTGAGCACCCCAGTCCTGCGGTCCGATGTAGATGCCCTGCAGCAGGCGGTGGAGGAAGCTGTGGGGCAGGCCCTGCCTGGGGCCACCGTCACGCTGACTGGCGGCTTCCGCAG GGGGAAGTTGCAGGGCCATGACGTGGACTTCCTCATCACCCACCCCAAGGAGGGTCAGGAGGCGGGGCTGCTGCCCAGAGTGATGCGCTGCCTGCAGGACCAG GGCCTCATCCTATACCACCAGCACCAGCACAGCCGCTGGGAGTCCCCTACCCGCCTGGCCCAACAGAGCCACATGGACGCTTTTGAGAGAAGTTTCTGCATTTTCCGCCTACCACAACCTCCAGGGGCTGCTGTTGGGGGATCCACGAGGCCCTGCCCATCCTGGAAGGCTGTGAGGGTGGACTTGGTAGTCGCACCCATCAGCCAGTTCCCTTTCGCCCTGCTCGGTTGGACTGGCTCCAAG CTTTTCCAGCGGGAGCTGCGCCGCTTCAGCCGGAAGGAGAAGGGCCTGTGGCTGAACAGCCATGGGCTGTTTGACCCGGAGGAGGTACATTGTTGGGGACTGGGGACAGCAAACAGCACCCATAGTCTGCTCTCTGACCCACAATCTGAAATGGCCCCGGACCCCTCTAGCCTGAAACCCATAGGACCTGAATCTGGGTCTCCACACGCAGTTCCTGGCCCTCAAGAGCACACCCCACCTCAGCTCTGGGCTCTTCCCCTGCCCTCAGTCTTCCTGCAGGGAAGCAGCAGTGGCATGACTCCTAGGTCACGGAAGTCCTGCTTCTGTTGCAGAAGACATTTTTCCATGCGGCTTCAGAGGAAGACATCTTCAGACACCTGGGCCTTGAGTACCTTCCTCCAGAGCAGAGAAATGCCTGAGCCTGCCTGTGTCCCCCACTTCCACTCAGGAAATCGGGCTGCCCCCAACCTGGCCACTGAATGTCTCCAGGCAGATATGCTGCCCCCCCCGACCCCCACCTTCACCCCTCCCTGCCAGGGCCTGGCTCTGCCGGAGGTCAGTTGTGCCtga
- the POLM gene encoding DNA-directed DNA/RNA polymerase mu isoform X7 encodes MLPKRRRERVGSPSDDAASSTPPSTCFPGVAIYLVEPRMGRSRRAFLTRLARSKGFRVLDACSSEATHVVMEETSAEEAVSWQERRMAAAPPGCTPPALVDISWLTESLGAGQPVPVECRHRLEVAGPRKGPLSPAWMPAYACQRPTPLTHHNTGLSEALETLAEAAGFEGSEGRLLTFCRAASVLKALASPVTTLSQLQGLPHLGEHSSRVVQELLEHGVCEEVERVRRSERYQTMKLFTQIFGVGVRTADRWYREGLRTLDDLREQPQKLTQQQKAGLQHHQDLSTPVLRSDVDALQQAVEEAVGQALPGATVTLTGGFRRGKLQGHDVDFLITHPKEGQEAGLLPRVMRCLQDQGLILYHQHQHSRWESPTRLAQQSHMDAFERSFCIFRLPQPPGAAVGGSTRPCPSWKAVRVDLVVAPISQFPFALLGWTGSKLFQRELRRFSRKEKGLWLNSHGLFDPEEKTFFHAASEEDIFRHLGLEYLPPEQRNA; translated from the exons ATGCTCCCCAAACGGCGGCGAGAGCGGGTCGGGTCACCTAGCGACGATGCCGCTTCCTCCACGCCGCCCTCGACGTGCTTCCCCGGAGTCGCCATCTACCTGGTCGAGCCTCGCATGGGTCGCAGCCGCCGGGCCTTCCTCACACGCCTGGCGCGCTCCAAAGGCTTCCGCGTCCTTGACGCCTGCAG CTCCGAAGCGACACATGTTGTGATGGAAgagacctcagcagaggaggccGTCAGCTGGCAGGAGCGCAGGATGGCAGCTGCTCCCCCGGGTTGCACCCCGCCAGCTCTGGTGGACATAAGCTGGTTAACAGAGAGCCTGGGAGCCGGGCAGCCTGTACCTGTGGAGTGCCGGCACCGCCTGGAG GTGGCTGGGCCAAGGAAGGGGCCTCTGAGCCCAGCATGGATGCCTGCCTATGCCTGCCAGCGCCCCACGCCCCTCACGCACCACAACACTGGCCTCTCG GAGGCTCTGGAGACACTGGCTGAGGCAGCGGGCTTTGAAGGCAGTGAGGGCCGCCTCCTCACCTTCTGCAGAGCAGCCTCGGTGCTCAAGGCCCTTGCCAGCCCTGTCACAACCCTGAGCCAGCTGCAGGGGCTTCCCCACCTTGGAGAACACTCCTCTAGGGTTGTCCAG GAGCTGCTAGAGCATGGAGTGTGTGAGGAGGTGGAGAGAGTTCGGCGCTCAGAGAGGTACCAGACCATGAAG CTCTTCACCCAGATCTTCGGGGTCGGTGTGAGGACTGCTGACCGGTGGTACCGGGAAGGACTGCGAACCTTGGATGACCTCCGAGAGCAGCCCCAGAAACTAACCCAACAGCAGAAAGCGG GGCTCCAGCACCACCAGGACCTGAGCACCCCAGTCCTGCGGTCCGATGTAGATGCCCTGCAGCAGGCGGTGGAGGAAGCTGTGGGGCAGGCCCTGCCTGGGGCCACCGTCACGCTGACTGGCGGCTTCCGCAG GGGGAAGTTGCAGGGCCATGACGTGGACTTCCTCATCACCCACCCCAAGGAGGGTCAGGAGGCGGGGCTGCTGCCCAGAGTGATGCGCTGCCTGCAGGACCAG GGCCTCATCCTATACCACCAGCACCAGCACAGCCGCTGGGAGTCCCCTACCCGCCTGGCCCAACAGAGCCACATGGACGCTTTTGAGAGAAGTTTCTGCATTTTCCGCCTACCACAACCTCCAGGGGCTGCTGTTGGGGGATCCACGAGGCCCTGCCCATCCTGGAAGGCTGTGAGGGTGGACTTGGTAGTCGCACCCATCAGCCAGTTCCCTTTCGCCCTGCTCGGTTGGACTGGCTCCAAG CTTTTCCAGCGGGAGCTGCGCCGCTTCAGCCGGAAGGAGAAGGGCCTGTGGCTGAACAGCCATGGGCTGTTTGACCCGGAGGAG AAGACATTTTTCCATGCGGCTTCAGAGGAAGACATCTTCAGACACCTGGGCCTTGAGTACCTTCCTCCAGAGCAGAGAAATGCCTGA
- the POLM gene encoding DNA-directed DNA/RNA polymerase mu isoform X1, producing the protein MLPKRRRERVGSPSDDAASSTPPSTCFPGVAIYLVEPRMGRSRRAFLTRLARSKGFRVLDACSSEATHVVMEETSAEEAVSWQERRMAAAPPGCTPPALVDISWLTESLGAGQPVPVECRHRLEVAGPRKGPLSPAWMPAYACQRPTPLTHHNTGLSGPSLQEALETLAEAAGFEGSEGRLLTFCRAASVLKALASPVTTLSQLQGLPHLGEHSSRVVQELLEHGVCEEVERVRRSERYQTMKLFTQIFGVGVRTADRWYREGLRTLDDLREQPQKLTQQQKAGLQHHQDLSTPVLRSDVDALQQAVEEAVGQALPGATVTLTGGFRRGKLQGHDVDFLITHPKEGQEAGLLPRVMRCLQDQGLILYHQHQHSRWESPTRLAQQSHMDAFERSFCIFRLPQPPGAAVGGSTRPCPSWKAVRVDLVVAPISQFPFALLGWTGSKLFQRELRRFSRKEKGLWLNSHGLFDPEEVHCWGLGTANSTHSLLSDPQSEMAPDPSSLKPIGPESGSPHAVPGPQEHTPPQLWALPLPSVFLQGSSSGMTPRSRKSCFCCRRHFSMRLQRKTSSDTWALSTFLQSREMPEPACVPHFHSGNRAAPNLATECLQADMLPPPTPTFTPPCQGLALPEVSCA; encoded by the exons ATGCTCCCCAAACGGCGGCGAGAGCGGGTCGGGTCACCTAGCGACGATGCCGCTTCCTCCACGCCGCCCTCGACGTGCTTCCCCGGAGTCGCCATCTACCTGGTCGAGCCTCGCATGGGTCGCAGCCGCCGGGCCTTCCTCACACGCCTGGCGCGCTCCAAAGGCTTCCGCGTCCTTGACGCCTGCAG CTCCGAAGCGACACATGTTGTGATGGAAgagacctcagcagaggaggccGTCAGCTGGCAGGAGCGCAGGATGGCAGCTGCTCCCCCGGGTTGCACCCCGCCAGCTCTGGTGGACATAAGCTGGTTAACAGAGAGCCTGGGAGCCGGGCAGCCTGTACCTGTGGAGTGCCGGCACCGCCTGGAG GTGGCTGGGCCAAGGAAGGGGCCTCTGAGCCCAGCATGGATGCCTGCCTATGCCTGCCAGCGCCCCACGCCCCTCACGCACCACAACACTGGCCTCTCG GGCCCCTCCCTGCAGGAGGCTCTGGAGACACTGGCTGAGGCAGCGGGCTTTGAAGGCAGTGAGGGCCGCCTCCTCACCTTCTGCAGAGCAGCCTCGGTGCTCAAGGCCCTTGCCAGCCCTGTCACAACCCTGAGCCAGCTGCAGGGGCTTCCCCACCTTGGAGAACACTCCTCTAGGGTTGTCCAG GAGCTGCTAGAGCATGGAGTGTGTGAGGAGGTGGAGAGAGTTCGGCGCTCAGAGAGGTACCAGACCATGAAG CTCTTCACCCAGATCTTCGGGGTCGGTGTGAGGACTGCTGACCGGTGGTACCGGGAAGGACTGCGAACCTTGGATGACCTCCGAGAGCAGCCCCAGAAACTAACCCAACAGCAGAAAGCGG GGCTCCAGCACCACCAGGACCTGAGCACCCCAGTCCTGCGGTCCGATGTAGATGCCCTGCAGCAGGCGGTGGAGGAAGCTGTGGGGCAGGCCCTGCCTGGGGCCACCGTCACGCTGACTGGCGGCTTCCGCAG GGGGAAGTTGCAGGGCCATGACGTGGACTTCCTCATCACCCACCCCAAGGAGGGTCAGGAGGCGGGGCTGCTGCCCAGAGTGATGCGCTGCCTGCAGGACCAG GGCCTCATCCTATACCACCAGCACCAGCACAGCCGCTGGGAGTCCCCTACCCGCCTGGCCCAACAGAGCCACATGGACGCTTTTGAGAGAAGTTTCTGCATTTTCCGCCTACCACAACCTCCAGGGGCTGCTGTTGGGGGATCCACGAGGCCCTGCCCATCCTGGAAGGCTGTGAGGGTGGACTTGGTAGTCGCACCCATCAGCCAGTTCCCTTTCGCCCTGCTCGGTTGGACTGGCTCCAAG CTTTTCCAGCGGGAGCTGCGCCGCTTCAGCCGGAAGGAGAAGGGCCTGTGGCTGAACAGCCATGGGCTGTTTGACCCGGAGGAGGTACATTGTTGGGGACTGGGGACAGCAAACAGCACCCATAGTCTGCTCTCTGACCCACAATCTGAAATGGCCCCGGACCCCTCTAGCCTGAAACCCATAGGACCTGAATCTGGGTCTCCACACGCAGTTCCTGGCCCTCAAGAGCACACCCCACCTCAGCTCTGGGCTCTTCCCCTGCCCTCAGTCTTCCTGCAGGGAAGCAGCAGTGGCATGACTCCTAGGTCACGGAAGTCCTGCTTCTGTTGCAGAAGACATTTTTCCATGCGGCTTCAGAGGAAGACATCTTCAGACACCTGGGCCTTGAGTACCTTCCTCCAGAGCAGAGAAATGCCTGAGCCTGCCTGTGTCCCCCACTTCCACTCAGGAAATCGGGCTGCCCCCAACCTGGCCACTGAATGTCTCCAGGCAGATATGCTGCCCCCCCCGACCCCCACCTTCACCCCTCCCTGCCAGGGCCTGGCTCTGCCGGAGGTCAGTTGTGCCtga
- the POLM gene encoding DNA-directed DNA/RNA polymerase mu isoform X2, with the protein MLPKRRRERVGSPSDDAASSTPPSTCFPGVAIYLVEPRMGRSRRAFLTRLARSKGFRVLDACSSEATHVVMEETSAEEAVSWQERRMAAAPPGCTPPALVDISWLTESLGAGQPVPVECRHRLEVAGPRKGPLSPAWMPAYACQRPTPLTHHNTGLSGPSLQEALETLAEAAGFEGSEGRLLTFCRAASVLKALASPVTTLSQLQGLPHLGEHSSRVVQELLEHGVCEEVERVRRSERYQTMKLFTQIFGVGVRTADRWYREGLRTLDDLREQPQKLTQQQKADPSPVKGPESETLKRAFPLVGKDVAWGWIERAVSLSQSQTGPHRGKLQGHDVDFLITHPKEGQEAGLLPRVMRCLQDQGLILYHQHQHSRWESPTRLAQQSHMDAFERSFCIFRLPQPPGAAVGGSTRPCPSWKAVRVDLVVAPISQFPFALLGWTGSKLFQRELRRFSRKEKGLWLNSHGLFDPEEVHCWGLGTANSTHSLLSDPQSEMAPDPSSLKPIGPESGSPHAVPGPQEHTPPQLWALPLPSVFLQGSSSGMTPRSRKSCFCCRRHFSMRLQRKTSSDTWALSTFLQSREMPEPACVPHFHSGNRAAPNLATECLQADMLPPPTPTFTPPCQGLALPEVSCA; encoded by the exons ATGCTCCCCAAACGGCGGCGAGAGCGGGTCGGGTCACCTAGCGACGATGCCGCTTCCTCCACGCCGCCCTCGACGTGCTTCCCCGGAGTCGCCATCTACCTGGTCGAGCCTCGCATGGGTCGCAGCCGCCGGGCCTTCCTCACACGCCTGGCGCGCTCCAAAGGCTTCCGCGTCCTTGACGCCTGCAG CTCCGAAGCGACACATGTTGTGATGGAAgagacctcagcagaggaggccGTCAGCTGGCAGGAGCGCAGGATGGCAGCTGCTCCCCCGGGTTGCACCCCGCCAGCTCTGGTGGACATAAGCTGGTTAACAGAGAGCCTGGGAGCCGGGCAGCCTGTACCTGTGGAGTGCCGGCACCGCCTGGAG GTGGCTGGGCCAAGGAAGGGGCCTCTGAGCCCAGCATGGATGCCTGCCTATGCCTGCCAGCGCCCCACGCCCCTCACGCACCACAACACTGGCCTCTCG GGCCCCTCCCTGCAGGAGGCTCTGGAGACACTGGCTGAGGCAGCGGGCTTTGAAGGCAGTGAGGGCCGCCTCCTCACCTTCTGCAGAGCAGCCTCGGTGCTCAAGGCCCTTGCCAGCCCTGTCACAACCCTGAGCCAGCTGCAGGGGCTTCCCCACCTTGGAGAACACTCCTCTAGGGTTGTCCAG GAGCTGCTAGAGCATGGAGTGTGTGAGGAGGTGGAGAGAGTTCGGCGCTCAGAGAGGTACCAGACCATGAAG CTCTTCACCCAGATCTTCGGGGTCGGTGTGAGGACTGCTGACCGGTGGTACCGGGAAGGACTGCGAACCTTGGATGACCTCCGAGAGCAGCCCCAGAAACTAACCCAACAGCAGAAAGCGG ACCCCTCCCCAGTGAAGGGACCCGAGTCGGAGACCCTGAAGCGGGCCTTCCCACTCGTTGGAAAGGATGTGGCCTGGGGCTGGATTGAGCGGGCTGTGTCCCTGAGTCAGAGTCAGACTGGCCCCCACAGGGGGAAGTTGCAGGGCCATGACGTGGACTTCCTCATCACCCACCCCAAGGAGGGTCAGGAGGCGGGGCTGCTGCCCAGAGTGATGCGCTGCCTGCAGGACCAG GGCCTCATCCTATACCACCAGCACCAGCACAGCCGCTGGGAGTCCCCTACCCGCCTGGCCCAACAGAGCCACATGGACGCTTTTGAGAGAAGTTTCTGCATTTTCCGCCTACCACAACCTCCAGGGGCTGCTGTTGGGGGATCCACGAGGCCCTGCCCATCCTGGAAGGCTGTGAGGGTGGACTTGGTAGTCGCACCCATCAGCCAGTTCCCTTTCGCCCTGCTCGGTTGGACTGGCTCCAAG CTTTTCCAGCGGGAGCTGCGCCGCTTCAGCCGGAAGGAGAAGGGCCTGTGGCTGAACAGCCATGGGCTGTTTGACCCGGAGGAGGTACATTGTTGGGGACTGGGGACAGCAAACAGCACCCATAGTCTGCTCTCTGACCCACAATCTGAAATGGCCCCGGACCCCTCTAGCCTGAAACCCATAGGACCTGAATCTGGGTCTCCACACGCAGTTCCTGGCCCTCAAGAGCACACCCCACCTCAGCTCTGGGCTCTTCCCCTGCCCTCAGTCTTCCTGCAGGGAAGCAGCAGTGGCATGACTCCTAGGTCACGGAAGTCCTGCTTCTGTTGCAGAAGACATTTTTCCATGCGGCTTCAGAGGAAGACATCTTCAGACACCTGGGCCTTGAGTACCTTCCTCCAGAGCAGAGAAATGCCTGAGCCTGCCTGTGTCCCCCACTTCCACTCAGGAAATCGGGCTGCCCCCAACCTGGCCACTGAATGTCTCCAGGCAGATATGCTGCCCCCCCCGACCCCCACCTTCACCCCTCCCTGCCAGGGCCTGGCTCTGCCGGAGGTCAGTTGTGCCtga
- the POLM gene encoding DNA-directed DNA/RNA polymerase mu isoform X5, with amino-acid sequence MLPKRRRERVGSPSDDAASSTPPSTCFPGVAIYLVEPRMGRSRRAFLTRLARSKGFRVLDACSSEATHVVMEETSAEEAVSWQERRMAAAPPGCTPPALVDISWLTESLGAGQPVPVECRHRLEVAGPRKGPLSPAWMPAYACQRPTPLTHHNTGLSGPSLQEALETLAEAAGFEGSEGRLLTFCRAASVLKALASPVTTLSQLQGLPHLGEHSSRVVQELLEHGVCEEVERVRRSERYQTMKLFTQIFGVGVRTADRWYREGLRTLDDLREQPQKLTQQQKAGLQHHQDLSTPVLRSDVDALQQAVEEAVGQALPGATVTLTGGFRRGKLQGHDVDFLITHPKEGQEAGLLPRVMRCLQDQGLILYHQHQHSRWESPTRLAQQSHMDAFERSFCIFRLPQPPGAAVGGSTRPCPSWKAVRVDLVVAPISQFPFALLGWTGSKLFQRELRRFSRKEKGLWLNSHGLFDPEEKTFFHAASEEDIFRHLGLEYLPPEQRNA; translated from the exons ATGCTCCCCAAACGGCGGCGAGAGCGGGTCGGGTCACCTAGCGACGATGCCGCTTCCTCCACGCCGCCCTCGACGTGCTTCCCCGGAGTCGCCATCTACCTGGTCGAGCCTCGCATGGGTCGCAGCCGCCGGGCCTTCCTCACACGCCTGGCGCGCTCCAAAGGCTTCCGCGTCCTTGACGCCTGCAG CTCCGAAGCGACACATGTTGTGATGGAAgagacctcagcagaggaggccGTCAGCTGGCAGGAGCGCAGGATGGCAGCTGCTCCCCCGGGTTGCACCCCGCCAGCTCTGGTGGACATAAGCTGGTTAACAGAGAGCCTGGGAGCCGGGCAGCCTGTACCTGTGGAGTGCCGGCACCGCCTGGAG GTGGCTGGGCCAAGGAAGGGGCCTCTGAGCCCAGCATGGATGCCTGCCTATGCCTGCCAGCGCCCCACGCCCCTCACGCACCACAACACTGGCCTCTCG GGCCCCTCCCTGCAGGAGGCTCTGGAGACACTGGCTGAGGCAGCGGGCTTTGAAGGCAGTGAGGGCCGCCTCCTCACCTTCTGCAGAGCAGCCTCGGTGCTCAAGGCCCTTGCCAGCCCTGTCACAACCCTGAGCCAGCTGCAGGGGCTTCCCCACCTTGGAGAACACTCCTCTAGGGTTGTCCAG GAGCTGCTAGAGCATGGAGTGTGTGAGGAGGTGGAGAGAGTTCGGCGCTCAGAGAGGTACCAGACCATGAAG CTCTTCACCCAGATCTTCGGGGTCGGTGTGAGGACTGCTGACCGGTGGTACCGGGAAGGACTGCGAACCTTGGATGACCTCCGAGAGCAGCCCCAGAAACTAACCCAACAGCAGAAAGCGG GGCTCCAGCACCACCAGGACCTGAGCACCCCAGTCCTGCGGTCCGATGTAGATGCCCTGCAGCAGGCGGTGGAGGAAGCTGTGGGGCAGGCCCTGCCTGGGGCCACCGTCACGCTGACTGGCGGCTTCCGCAG GGGGAAGTTGCAGGGCCATGACGTGGACTTCCTCATCACCCACCCCAAGGAGGGTCAGGAGGCGGGGCTGCTGCCCAGAGTGATGCGCTGCCTGCAGGACCAG GGCCTCATCCTATACCACCAGCACCAGCACAGCCGCTGGGAGTCCCCTACCCGCCTGGCCCAACAGAGCCACATGGACGCTTTTGAGAGAAGTTTCTGCATTTTCCGCCTACCACAACCTCCAGGGGCTGCTGTTGGGGGATCCACGAGGCCCTGCCCATCCTGGAAGGCTGTGAGGGTGGACTTGGTAGTCGCACCCATCAGCCAGTTCCCTTTCGCCCTGCTCGGTTGGACTGGCTCCAAG CTTTTCCAGCGGGAGCTGCGCCGCTTCAGCCGGAAGGAGAAGGGCCTGTGGCTGAACAGCCATGGGCTGTTTGACCCGGAGGAG AAGACATTTTTCCATGCGGCTTCAGAGGAAGACATCTTCAGACACCTGGGCCTTGAGTACCTTCCTCCAGAGCAGAGAAATGCCTGA